A stretch of DNA from Ammospiza nelsoni isolate bAmmNel1 chromosome 10, bAmmNel1.pri, whole genome shotgun sequence:
GACAAGAGGCACCGAGCAGGGGACACGGGAACAAGAGGCACCGTGGGACGGGCGAGGCTGGATGAGACACTGAGGCTCAAGGCGGAGGAGCGAGGCGGCACCGGGAGGGGCTGTCGGTAAGAAGGGGGTTAAACAGGGAGGTCCCGAGCCCAGCGGAGCACCGGTACCTGCGAGGCCGCgcccgcgggccgggccggggctggtgAGGGCTTTGTTGTAGTAACGGCCGCGATGGCGGCGCGGCCGGCCCTGCCCGACTCGGTGCTGGTGCaggtgctggcgctgctgccgctgcGGGACCGGCTGCGAGCGGCCAGGTAGGGTCTGgccgggcgggagcggccggcTGCCGCCTCCCCGCCGCGGCGCTGACGGCCATCGCCTCCCGCAGGGTGTGCCGGCGGTGGCAGCAGCTGGCGCAGGACCGAGCGGTCTGGACACATGTGGATCTGAGCCCTCACCGGGTACGGGCCGCCCGTCCGCACCGGGACCGGGGCGGGGAGAGAGCCGCGGTGGGCGGGAGGGATGGGGGAGGCGACATCACCCCACTGTGCACTGACACTGACTGCGGGGTGAGATCACCCCGCTGCGGGCAGGACCTGGGGGGACGGGGGTGCCCTTCCCCAGCCGTGCCTGGAGCCGGGCCCTCTCTCCCGCAGATCAGCCGCCGCACGCTGTGGCACCTGGTGCGGCACCGCCTCCCCGACAGCCTGAGCACGCTGCGGATGCGGGGCGCGCCTCGCTCCGGCGGCAAGCAGCGGCTCCTCTCGCCggcactgctggctgccctTCGGAAGCGCTGCCCCCAGCTCCATCGGCTGTGCCTGACCGAGACCGACCTCCGCCATGTCCCGTACGAGAGCATGCCCGCCTCTGTCACCACGCTGGAGCTGAGCCTCTGCGACATCCCCGACGCCTGGTTCTGCGTGTCCCCTTCGGTGCCGCCGCCACAGGTACAACACCTCGCTATCCACAGCATTCCCACCTTTTCTGACCATCATCTTCTTGACATTTCCTCACAGAACCACTTGAAGACGCTGAGCCTTTGCGGCACCTACGGCGTCACTGATATGGGGATCCAAGCGGCAGCTCCgcacctggaggagctggaacGCCTGACCCTGCGGCACTGCATCATTGGCGATGCTGCCATGGTGTTCATCGGGCGGCACATGAAGCAGCTCCGCTACCTGGAAATCAGCAACGCCTACTTCCTGACAAACAGGGGGCTGGTGGCTATCGTGACACTGGAGCACCTGGAGACACTGTGCCTTGACCTCTATGATTTGGTCTCCCTTGGTACTGTTATCGCTTTGCTGCAAGTGCTGCCTCGCCTGAACCACCTCAAATTAGGTGGAACTTGCTTTGAAGATGAACTCCTCGGTAAAATCCAGGAGAATTTTCCACATTGCACCATATCTCACACTCTGTGACCACCTGAAGTTCCTTAGTACACCTGAAGAGcactccctttttttttttttttttttttggaaaagccTATTTTCCTGTAGCTTTGGGACAGAATTCCCATTGGCTGTAAAATACGACATTTTTTCACATAAATATGTTGAAGAGCTTGTAATGTAAATAAGTTTTTAAACAAGCTTTTGGTAGGATTCCTCCCTCTGTGTTTTCCATGGATCAGAGGAATAGGAAGGCTGGGAAGCACACTCAGCCTTTGGGAAGCCCACTGACCAAAACCTGACTGGTGATGACAAGTTTAAGCTCTgtctgctcctctttctccacTGCCGAGGATTAGGCAGCAGCTTAAGGAGTGCAGAATTCAAGAAGTGAAGTGAAGCACCCTTCTGTCACGGAAAAAACACACCTGGCAGCCAAACCCTCACaaaattccttctcctttccttcaaATTCAGATTTTCAACTCACTTGTCAGACTGGCCATGAAGATTCCTGAACACCTGGTCCCAAGGGCCAGACATCCCCTTTGCCCCCAGGCTTACCTCTGGGTTTTCCTGGTAACATCCACATTTTCTCATCACCTTTTATTGTCTGTGTTcacatcctcttcctcctccatcccccaATATCCTAACACCAGATAACCACCTCAATTTTATGTTGTTATTCTAAATTTTTTGTCAATGTTTTTAGGcaaatattgtatttattttaaaaaacttgcAAGCTTTTAGCCTTCATTTGAATCCTTGTTTTTAggacttgttttttttttttttattaacctGCTTCAGCATCTCTCCTGCCCCTTAGGACAGCTTTCCTTGTGACAAGAGCATCCCACAGGAAACAGAGCAGGACAACTAATGAATGCCTCAGTCGAGCCTTTTCTGCCCTGTTTTCATCCCAAACACCCCCTGCCCTCCATTCAGCTGCAGCACATGCAATAAACCTTTAGGTCCAGGATGGCAGTGACCCTCCCTGTGGTGAAATCCTCATTGCTGTCAGGTGGCCTTTGTGCCCTTACCTCTTTTTTGTTCCTAGACCCAGTCTCAGGGTAGCTTCAGGGCAAATATCCAAAGGTAAAACgttccagctctgctttggaAAGCATCCCAAGGCTGCTGACTTAGTAACTACCACTCTGTGTTTATCCCAGACATGGAGATTAACACTGGTGGAATCAGCCTTATTAAAACCTCCAGCATTCCCTGTTCCAGCTCTCTGAGGTGGGGAGGGGCAGTAGaacaggaaaaggggaaatcaATAACAGCAAAAATCCATCAGTCAGTCAAGGCACAGTGAGAGGCAGCAAGAACCTCAATGTTCTCCTGATCTTTGCAGCAGGATCTTTGCAATCCCGATGGCACAACAACAGAATTTAATATCCCCACAGTCACAACATGCCAGTTTTCCATTCACTGACTGCTAAACAGGGAACATCAATTACAAATTGATATGGTGCAAAGTGGAGTGGTTTAGGTTTGGAAGCAGGGGGGGGGGAGCTGTAAATATGGAATTACCACGGGCAAATTAGGGGAACAAACAACTGAAAGGTTTTTAATCAGCAGTTCTGGTTCTGCTCACCCTCCCCACATACCTGCCTGAAGCTCTTTGGAGGGCTGTTCTTGACCTTTATTTCTGTTGATTTCCAAACTCAAGGGGTTTCTACTCAGTTCATCTCCATTTCATCTTTTGCTGACTTGAGCATTTCTTCCCCCAGCCCTACTTTCTCAGTGTCCATGTACACATCATTACATCAAAGCCCAAATGTTCTTAAAAACACACAATAAATGAGTTTAGCTCAGAGACAGCTAAACCTTCACCAAAGCCAAGACAAAATTGGTTTTGGCCAGCAACAGCTTTCTCAGCTGGCACTTTTGTAAGCTACACTTTTGCCCGTGGTTTTCAAGTTTGTAGCTGGACTCCATGGGAGAGAAAAAATTTATTAGCACAGAGAAATTGGTTTTGAGTGTGGTGCAAATAGGAGTTTGTTCTTGGAAGGGGAAAGTCAGTGAAATCTTTCTGTTCTGACACAGATTATTTGAGAGCAGTGACGTTTTGAACTTGGATCTGCAATTTGGGTGGTTTAGAGCTAGAAAAGGTGAATTTCCTTCTTTTGCAAGTGCACACCGCCATCGTGTGGCGCGCTTTGTGAGCGCTGACAGCGCCCAGGTAAAAATCACACCCTCTCTGTCCCGGCACTGTTATTGTGGGAGCAGTTGGTGTAGGGGATCCTGAATCTTCGAGGCTGAAAGAATGTCATCCTTGCATATCGCTGGGAAGGAATCGTCTCACTGTTGGCTGGGCAGTTTGTaggctgcaaaaaaaaaaaaaattccagcacGGCCTCTTTCGCCTCTAGAACCTTTTCTGGGATATGAACTGCTGAACATTCTTAGTTTTGTAACTGGACTCTGTGAGGCTGCAAGGGGAAAGAGAAGATCAGTGcttactttttgttttaagacCTACAGTAAAAGAAGCACTACTGGACATGTTAAGTTTTGAAGCTGGGTTTTGGAGAGTGAAAGTATGTGATGGTACATGGGgctgagcaggaaaattcaTGACTCCTGAGTGTGGTTGCTTTTCACAGGATGTTAGTTAAATGTTGAGATAGCATCAGCCTGCTGAACCACTGCTGGTCTGCAGCATCAGGTGCAATATTGTAGTTTTCTTCTCAGCTTTCTACCACAATATTTGCTGCATCTCAGAGTCTAAAGATAAACAGAATTGTTTCAGTATGAGTCTTGAATGGGaacctgtgccagcacagacagTGTTCACTGACCTTTCCCCTTATAACCAGAATTTGGAAGGTAATTGTGGCAGTCACTCTCCTCTTGCAGCCTTTAAACCATGGTGCTCTGCAGGTGAATTCTCAGCCTTATGTAGCATCACACAGTCTGAAATGTCAGTTTACTGTGGTGCAGAACAGTGTCTCTGCACAGAAGCACCCCAGCACATTGCACTTGTGGAGGTGCAAATCAAATGTCCAGCATGGGCTCCTGGATAGGAATTACAGCTAATTTCCACAGCAGGAAAGCTCacagccccagtgtttcaggtACAGATGAGAGGCAGCCCAGGGGAGCTCAAGGCCAGTGGGACCCCCATGTCCTGGCAGCTTCTGTTTGGGAGCAATTCTTGGTACTAAAAAGTGCTACTAGTAGATTACAGCATAACACAAAGTGCAGGATATCAAGGTACCTATATTAAAACTAGCAAAAGAAACAATATTGATTAGGAGTCAAATGTAACTGACCACGAAATGATGATAATGTACACAGATTCCTTGCACTTAACCTTCAGGGGAGTAACTGCAAAGCAGGCAGCCCTGGTCATAGGAGAAACTCTGCACAATTCCAGAAAAAGTacagaaaatttctgctttgtCAAAGTTTGGTGCAGCTTTTATAAAGTGAGGTGTCTGTCAATCAGATATCCGGCTTTATCTTCCAGATGCCAGACCAGTCTTAACCCTATGGCACCAAAATAACTCAATACAAGACAGCATGTCCTGTTTGAGATATCTGATCAGTTAACAAGCAACAGATAAGCTCTTGTGTGGGGTGAGAGAGGTGGAATCTCACTGTCAGCCCTGGGTGCCTGGCTGTGAAGGAAGGAAAGCCCCAGTGTCTGTGGGGCAGCTGAGAGGCCACCCCCAGGAAGCCAAGGCCAGTGAGACCTGTCAGTCgggcagcttttgtctgggagtaaTGCTCGGGTGTTCAGTTTTGGGAGGTGGAATCTCAATTTCAGCCAAAGAAGCCTGGCTATGGAAGACTGTTTCGGTGCTCCAGTGTCTGTGGGCAGCTGAGAGCACTGCCATGGCCCTGCCTGTACTAACCCTGGGAGGCTGAGCCTGCCCCTCAccacccctggccctgcccatcAATCACTCTGAGTGGATGCCTCTACATGTCAACTACTCTTAGTACCGCCTGTCAATCCATCTCCTGGGCTGATCCCGCCTGTCAATCACTTTTAGTCCTGCCTGTCAATCACTGACAGACTAATGCCAGGCTTATAGCCCTTCACGCCAACATAGCCCTCAGGGAGCCCAAGACAGCCCACACAGCCCTCACAGCGCAGAGCTCTCGCAGCCTCCACAACCCCCACAGATCCCCCCGCCCTCATCGCCCtctcagctcccccagcccccagagccctcaCGACCCCCGCGCACGCGCCCTGCGCCCCACGCTCCCTGGCGCACGCGCGCCGCTCTCCCCGGCTTGCGGCCGCGTGTTCTGCCGTGCCCCGGATGTGGCCCCTGCCCGGGAAAATGGCGGCGCCGGGGTGGGCGGAGGGAGCGCTGTAGCGCCCGATGCCGTCCCCGCCATGGCGGACCTGGGCCGGCAGCTGCACGAGTACCTCGCGCAGTCCAAGGCCGCTGCTGCCGCCACCGGCCCCAGCGCGGTCCCCGCAGCGCCGGCGGCCGGCGGCTCGCAGGAGGAGGCGAGGGACGGCGGCGGGCTGCGGGCCTGGCTGGGGGCGCTGAACCCGTTCCCGCCGGGCAGTGCCCCGGGCGCCACGGTGTGGCCTTGGACGGGAGAGGAGGACCCGTGGCTGCCGGGGCTGTCGCGCTGGCAGCGGCTGGCGGGCAGCGGGCTGTGCGTGCTTCTGGCCGCGCTGTGCTTCGGGCTGGCCGGGCTGTGcgtgccgctgctgctgctgcgcgCCCGCAAGTTCGCGCTGCTCTGGTCGCTGGGCTCGCTCTGCGCGCTGGGCGCCGCCGCGCTGCTCCGCGGGCCCGCCCGCCTGGTGCGGGAGCCCGGCCGCGGGGCGCTGCTCTACCTCGGCGCGCTCTTCGGGACGCTGTACGCCGCGCTGGCGCTGCGCAGCACCGCGCTCACCGCGCTGGGCGCCGCCGCGCAGCTCGGCATCGCCGCCACCGCGCTCCTGGCCGCGCTGCCCGGAGGTGCCGCCGGCCTGCGCCGCCTGGCCGGGCTGCTCCGCGCCGCCGTGTGCGGCCGAGGCAAGGCGGCGCTGCCGCTGTGAGCCCGGCGCGCCGgggcggagcggccgcggccccgcgggAGTCCCTCGCGCACGGACCCGGATCGCCAGCCGACTCCCAGACCGGGGACGCCGCTTCTCTTCGTCTCCTCCGCGTCCCGGCACGTTTCCCTCGCCAGCGCtcgaggagcagcagcagcggggctgGCAGCCCGGAGCGGCCCCGGTGACTCGGAGCTGCAGTGTGCGGTGTCAGCCTGCCGAGCCGCCCCCGGACTCGGTATCTGCCTCACCGCGCTGCCAGCTCCGTAGCCACGGCTTGGCACCGCTCCACCTCTCGGTGGGGAGCTGGCAGCGTCCCGCTCGTTCCCCGGCCCGGGGCCGTGTggcggctgcggcggcggctgcggAGCGCGGTCGGAGCCCATGCGGCGGCGTTGAGGACTGAGGAGCGGCTGAGGTGCGCAAGGCTGACGGATGCTGAAACACGAAGATGATTTAGCAAAACGCGATCGAGGCTAGGGGAGAACATTGAAAAATTAACTGGTATTACCTCATTTTGTGCTGACCCCTACACTATGAACACATACTGGTTTTGCTGTCACCTCAGACTAGTGGTGAATACGAAGACTGTGGCCACTGAACTGCATTTCTCTCTATAAAGCAGCTTTAAAATAACCATCCAGTAAGTGAAACAAACtttcctggggctgtgggtgacaaACACTGCCCATAATTATAAGGGGAGGGGGTGTTCCTGCATGATGATGAGAGGATGCAAAGTGCTGATGTTGGGTAACAGCATTGGCGTTTGCAGGTACTGCTGTAAGGGACCAATTTGGGCTTTAAAGCGGGAGCTTCAGCTGTTACAACTTCATTTTTGTGTATAGATATTGCTCTCTGAACTTGGGCAGGAGTTGCTTACTTGTCCCAGCCTGACCTTCAAAAATAGATTTGCCAGTAACTGGAGCTCTGCTTCAGAAACTGAGCTGCCTTAGAGGTGCTGAATTAGGCTGACAgagctggctgctcctgcttggGCCGGGCACTGGACCCGTGCAAGGAAATGGGACCCGGGGCCTCACTGCACAGAGCCCCCAGGGAGTTCTCACTGAGCATTTGTGCCTCGTGGAGAAATAAAGCCACTGCAATACTTACCTGCTATCACTATTTAGTTTTAACAGATTTACCAAATACTTTTCTGAATTAAACTGAAATTGTTAAAGGGGGTGCTTAAGTgtacattttaataaaaatatttgtgtgcaATTGTCAGTATAGACAtttcactaattttttttccattaagaaTGTATATCAGAGCTATCAGAATAGCATTAAATTAGCTCTCTtgtttttacaatttttaaattacagtatataaaattaatttaatttctaacAGCAGTGTAAAATTAAATCTGAGACAACCTCTGAACTAACAGGTAGAGCATAAGAGTCTGTGTGCAGCACTGGTAAAATAACATGACCTGAGGAATACAGAAGTATAATCCCATTAAATAACTGTGCCCATTTCCCAGTAATAGTGGGTCATGGTATCACAGAATGGGAAGCTATTTCTGTATCTTCTGCTATGCTGTTACCTTTTAAGATTCTGTAGAAACTACATCTAATAATCAAATTTTCTTAGGACTATTTGAGCATATGATTGTGAAATATTCAAAACTCCATTTAAAAAGCTGTCCCTTGAAGAGCATTACTTAAGCACCACAGTTGTTTAAGGAATTAGACAATCATCAGAGGAAATATAAGTTGTCTAGATAAAGCTGAGTTTTCTCTTGTTAGATACACTTTACCTTGTTTTGGTAGAGGACTGTGGTTTAATTAAAGCCTAAAGCTCATCCTCTAACTCATATGGTCTTAGACCTCAGCCCCTTAAACATAAATTTGccttgcaaaataaaaaaaaagagggcaAGCTTTCCTCTTTGCCAGTGATTAAATAATTAGTATTTCTCATGAAGACTTCAGGACAAATCCCAACTCCCAGACCAACACCCAAAGTGCCCAAAGTCCTTCAGATAGAGCTGAACAGCATTTTTTCTCAAGGGAAAACTGTCATATCTGATGCATCTCAGTTGTTTCTAGATAATTCCTTATAGACCATTCTGTCTCTCCTGACCCCTATGACAAGGATTTTATAGGCTAATGATCAGTTACAATTTTCAAATGTGATTTGGTACACTAGAAATTAAAAACCAAGTAAAAAGTGACTGACTGAACCAAGAGAACAGCAGTTAAGCATCTGTGCTTTGGTGTCTTTGAGGAAGATGGGACATCAGGACTTGAGCCAGTCTTTGGTAACCCTGCCTATGAGAagatgcagcagctctgtgtgttactgggctgcaggagcctccaGAACTGCCTCATCCTGATTGTAGCCTCAAATTCaaggcaggagagagggaagccTGGTAGTGCTTTTTCATTATATGCTCTACTTTCAATACAGGATCTTCCTGAGGGGTACCTGTACAATAAGTACTTAGGTGATAACATTTTCACTGAGGCTTTAGGTGCTAAAGGAGCCTTCTGATAGCACAGTGGCTGGAGATGATTAATAGGAATGATTTATGGGGAAAACAAACTCATGGTTGGTAAGCAGCTTTATTATGAAATGTGGGAAATAGGAATAACTCCTCTCATTTCCCTCCTTTACTAAAACCAAGTAACAATATCCTAAAGAAAAAGACACTTAAAAAACCTTATTATTGAAGTGATGAATTGCACTTCAGCAATTACTGCACCAGACTCTGCTGAACACCCATAGCTTTAAACAGTGTGTCACACAGCTGCTGTAAAACATGCCAATCAAGCTGCTAAACTTTGTCTCAGTTTCTGTAAACAGATGCTGTTCTGAACAAAAATCTGTGGCTTGCTAGGTGAAGTGCAGAATGCCAATCTTTGCTGTGATGTCTGTCTTAGGATCCAGGTTATGTAACTCACGCTATGTCTTTGACAACTTGTTCTAAACACTGTTCCActcttttctgtttcaggaTGGCAGACAAGCAAGCAGTGGTGATTGCCTGCATTTTGGAATTTTGACCTCAGCACCATTGCAGACAGCTGTGGCTAAAGGTGAAAATGAAACTTCTCTGTACATGATAAACCAAAGCCCTAGGAATCATCTCTCAGTATTTTAACTGGCTGAGATTTCAGGAGGTAGTGCTGTTGCTCCATCTGAAACACAAGTTTGCCTAAATACAACCCTCTGTAGTAATAGGTGAGTAAAGAATCACAcactgttgattttttttggttaatttttGCGCAAATTACATTTTGTATTCATACAAAACCAACGTAACTCTTTGACAAACTGTACATATAGAAACAAGTTTCTGTCTGGAGGTGAACTGAAATCTGTGGAGATCCTCCATGTTCCACAACACTTAAAAGAAATTCCAGCTCttgacaaaaacaaaaaagtgagGGGAATGGGAGtggaaagaacaaaacaaaggtAGCTACAATATTGCAGCTAGAGGCAAATGACTGgttcaggaaaagaaagaccCTTGTTAGGAACTAATGCACATTCAGTTATCCCAGTTAAGAATCCAGGTTCGTGGCATTGCAGGTGAGTCCAGAGTAGCAGTCTATTTAAATATTGTCCCACAAGGACTGGGCATGACCCAGTCAAAGCCTCTTCTATCGGCCTCGGCCGCCCCGAGATCCTCCTCTCCGGGACTGGCCAGAGTTCATGTTATTTCCTCTTCCCCagttgctgctgctccttcctccacgAGAAGGGTTATTGCCTGCCCCAGGGCCTCCACCAAAGGCTTCCTCCCTGTGGAATCCATCGTGGTGGTCTCCATCTAGAGAACTGGACCTCCCAGATTTCGGCGCTCTCTGTGAAGGTCCCGAATTTCCTCGTCCTGCAAAGGAAGCACAGCCAGGTACTGGTGTGAGTTTGAGCTGAGTCTCTTCTCAGACATGCCAGACACtgagctgcttctcctgtgGTGCCATCATTCATAaaccagctgcagctgagaCCTGCAGTTTTATGCCTCCTCCCTCAGTACAATTTTCTTACACAGATTTAGTGTCTCCATTACAGTTCAGAAAGTGGACAACAATCAATTTGTTGGGAATTAAAGGAGCTTGTATTTGATACTGTCAGCAGGCACTGAAATGAAGTCAGAATAATGATAGCTTTTCCTCCAAACTGCCAGTTCTTGTGCTAACAATGTGGTTCTCTCCATGTTTTCAttgcaaaatacttttttttaatcctaaaCAAAGACATTGCACTGTTGACAAATTGAGACAGTTGAGGCTGATGGTGAAGATCATGAGTAACATTACTGTTTTGTTCAATTTTTTGCTAAAAGTAATAGAAAAATGCTTTATATTACTACTAACCTGGAACAAAAAGTACTCAAGCTCTTACTGCCAGGAATGGAATGTTCTAATTCTCACAGAACAGAATTTTCTAATTCTCACGTACCTTTTGCTTTTGATATGTTTGCTatgaacaacaaaaaaccccaacccaatTCATTAGCCTATAATAAGCAGCAGTATtttgagaaaacaaaatcagttGTAACTTTGTTTAAGGACACATACTACAGCTAAATTCAGG
This window harbors:
- the FBXL12 gene encoding F-box/LRR-repeat protein 12, which encodes MAARPALPDSVLVQVLALLPLRDRLRAARVCRRWQQLAQDRAVWTHVDLSPHRISRRTLWHLVRHRLPDSLSTLRMRGAPRSGGKQRLLSPALLAALRKRCPQLHRLCLTETDLRHVPYESMPASVTTLELSLCDIPDAWFCVSPSVPPPQVQHLAIHSIPTFSDHHLLDISSQNHLKTLSLCGTYGVTDMGIQAAAPHLEELERLTLRHCIIGDAAMVFIGRHMKQLRYLEISNAYFLTNRGLVAIVTLEHLETLCLDLYDLVSLGTVIALLQVLPRLNHLKLGGTCFEDELLGKIQENFPHCTISHTL
- the SFT2D3 gene encoding vesicle transport protein SFT2C; translation: MADLGRQLHEYLAQSKAAAAATGPSAVPAAPAAGGSQEEARDGGGLRAWLGALNPFPPGSAPGATVWPWTGEEDPWLPGLSRWQRLAGSGLCVLLAALCFGLAGLCVPLLLLRARKFALLWSLGSLCALGAAALLRGPARLVREPGRGALLYLGALFGTLYAALALRSTALTALGAAAQLGIAATALLAALPGGAAGLRRLAGLLRAAVCGRGKAALPL